One part of the Acidobacteriota bacterium genome encodes these proteins:
- a CDS encoding cation diffusion facilitator family transporter: MTADHDHVPATYDRAFALGVGLNIIFVVTEAVFGVIAGSTALLADAAHNFSDVLGLLLAWGASCLSRRPRSARRTYGWRSSSILAALVNAVVLLVVTGGIAWQAIQRFGTPESVGGGIVAWVALVGVGVNTATALLFMRGRKNDLNIRGAFLHMAADAAVSAGVAVAGMAILVTGWPWIDPVVTLLIAAVILGSTWGLLRESVNLALHAVPEGIDPQAVEAYLMGLPGVTAVHDVHIWAMSTTETALTAHLVKHDTRDDDAIIADATRTLHERFGIEHTTLQWERGPDACCPRLPG, from the coding sequence ATGACCGCCGATCATGATCACGTCCCGGCGACCTACGATCGCGCGTTTGCCCTGGGAGTCGGGCTCAACATCATCTTTGTGGTCACCGAGGCTGTGTTTGGCGTTATCGCCGGCTCAACGGCTCTACTGGCGGACGCCGCACATAACTTCAGCGATGTTCTGGGCCTTCTGTTGGCGTGGGGCGCGAGTTGTCTGTCGCGGAGGCCGCGCTCGGCCCGCCGCACGTACGGGTGGCGCAGTTCCTCTATCCTGGCCGCGCTGGTTAACGCGGTCGTTCTGTTAGTCGTCACTGGCGGCATCGCGTGGCAGGCCATTCAGCGTTTCGGGACGCCGGAATCGGTTGGTGGCGGCATCGTCGCGTGGGTGGCCCTCGTTGGGGTGGGTGTCAATACGGCGACGGCGTTGCTCTTCATGAGAGGACGCAAGAACGACCTCAATATCCGCGGGGCATTCCTGCACATGGCTGCGGACGCGGCCGTGTCAGCCGGCGTGGCTGTGGCAGGCATGGCGATCCTCGTGACCGGTTGGCCGTGGATTGACCCGGTGGTCACGCTGCTCATCGCCGCCGTGATTCTTGGAAGCACGTGGGGGCTGTTGCGGGAATCGGTCAATCTGGCCCTGCACGCGGTGCCCGAGGGGATTGACCCGCAGGCCGTTGAAGCCTATTTGATGGGTTTGCCTGGCGTGACGGCCGTACATGATGTGCATATCTGGGCCATGAGTACCACCGAAACGGCGCTGACGGCACACTTGGTCAAGCACGATACCCGAGACGACGACGCGATCATCGCCGACGCGACCAGGACGCTCCACGAGCGATTCGGAATCGAGCACACGACGTTGCAGTGGGAGCGCGGCCCAGACGCGTGCTGTCCCCGTCTGCCGGGCTAG
- a CDS encoding metalloregulator ArsR/SmtB family transcription factor: protein MTRHAGDIFKRQAQVLKALANESRLKIVARLARGECSAGELINLVGSDRTTVSKHLAVLRAHGIVADRREGNSVFYTLLTPCVVNFVSCATQVMKERA from the coding sequence GTGACCAGACACGCCGGGGACATCTTCAAGCGGCAGGCGCAGGTGCTGAAGGCCCTGGCAAATGAGTCTCGCCTCAAGATCGTGGCCCGGCTCGCCAGGGGAGAGTGCTCGGCGGGCGAACTGATCAATCTCGTCGGCTCGGATCGCACGACGGTCTCCAAGCATCTGGCGGTACTGCGGGCGCACGGCATCGTCGCCGATCGCCGGGAAGGCAACTCGGTGTTCTACACGCTGCTGACGCCGTGCGTGGTCAATTTTGTTTCGTGTGCGACCCAGGTGATGAAGGAGCGCGCGTGA
- a CDS encoding arsenate reductase ArsC, with amino-acid sequence MRALSPRGVLFLCVANSARSQMAEGIARSLAPPDVTVWSAGSTPTRVRPEAVAVLAEIGIDISHHRSKDVSEIPAAEVDTVITLCGEEECPMFLGRARRLHWALPDPAGVDGSEADRADAFRRTRDQLRRRLTVAFSRNAPNGVRS; translated from the coding sequence TTGCGGGCACTCTCCCCGCGTGGCGTGCTGTTTCTCTGCGTGGCCAACTCCGCACGCAGCCAGATGGCCGAAGGCATCGCCCGGTCCCTTGCCCCGCCGGACGTCACGGTCTGGTCGGCCGGTTCAACGCCCACGCGCGTACGCCCTGAGGCCGTCGCCGTGCTTGCCGAGATTGGCATCGACATCTCGCATCACCGGTCTAAGGATGTCTCCGAGATACCGGCTGCCGAGGTCGACACGGTCATCACACTCTGCGGTGAAGAAGAGTGCCCGATGTTTCTGGGTCGCGCGCGGCGCCTGCACTGGGCCCTGCCGGACCCTGCCGGTGTGGACGGTTCCGAAGCCGACAGGGCCGACGCGTTCCGGCGAACCCGCGACCAACTGAGACGACGACTGACAGTGGCGTTCAGTCGGAATGCACCGAACGGCGTTCGGTCGTAG